The following proteins come from a genomic window of Alphaproteobacteria bacterium:
- the rplQ gene encoding 50S ribosomal protein L17, producing the protein MRHSLSGRKLNRTKSHRRALFSNMAIALIQHEQIKTTLPKAKDMRRIIDRLITLGKDGTLHARRQALSILRHEEAVSKLFSVLGGRYQSRNGGYCRVLKAGFRYGDAAPMAFIELVDRDPAAKGKSFDEMPEAPAAEKAKKTPAKAKAPAKAKAKPAADKGAEA; encoded by the coding sequence ATGAGACATAGTCTTTCAGGTCGTAAATTAAATAGAACAAAGTCACATCGTCGTGCTTTATTCTCAAATATGGCAATTGCACTTATTCAGCATGAGCAAATTAAAACAACATTACCAAAAGCAAAAGATATGCGTCGTATTATCGACCGTTTGATTACTCTTGGAAAAGACGGAACATTGCATGCTCGTCGCCAGGCTTTATCAATTTTGCGTCATGAAGAAGCGGTATCTAAATTGTTTTCAGTTTTAGGTGGTCGTTACCAATCACGTAATGGCGGATATTGCCGTGTTTTAAAAGCTGGTTTCCGTTATGGTGATGCAGCGCCAATGGCTTTTATTGAGCTTGTTGACAGAGATCCTGCTGCTAAAGGTAAATCATTTGATGAGATGCCAGAAGCGCCAGCTGCAGAAAAAGCAAAAAAGACTCCAGCGAAAGCAAAAGCTCCTGCTAAGGCAAAAGCAAAACCTGCAGCTGATAAAGGTGCAGAAGCTTAA